The Myroides phaeus DNA segment GATACTCCTTGCCTCTTCCTTTGTTTTAAAGCCATGCAATACAAAAAACTCATCTCTGCTATTATATAAATCTTCTGAATACTTTATACCTCTACTGCTATTTTGATTGGCATATTGAAGAAACTTACGACTCATTACTTGATTACTTGAGCTATTTTTATCATCTGCTAAAAACACAACTTTCCAACTTTTCGTTGGCTTTTCAGAGAATCTTTTACCTTCTAATAAAGGAATTGTAGTTTCTAATAGTTTATTCGCCTCTCTACCTTCTGGAGACGAACTATAGGTCAATGCTACAAAATTCAATGCTTCTTTATAAGCTTCCAATCCATTAATATTTCCAATAACGTGAGCCTTTAGCAACTCCAGCTTACTTACATAACCTTCATCATCATATCTTTCTAATGCATCTTCTACCGCACGATAAGTACCTTTATAATCCCCTTCATTATACAACTTATAAACTGTAGCATATACTTGCTCTGGTGATAAATCGTCTATTTTATCACTCGACATATTCTGTAGTAACTTAGCATATCTTGAATTTGGATAACCTGCAATAATACGGTCTTTGACCATAGCTGCTTTATAAATATCTACTTCACTATAAATTTTAAACAACTTATATAAGCTTGGTAAAACAAGCCTTTCTGCTGGATCAAAAGTCAATAAAGACTCTAACTTATCACTTGCTAATTGATGTTTCTTAAAACGATCGTAATACATTGATCCTAATTGAAAATAAGCAAAATCACGATCTTTTTTCAATAGTGCGATTTCTTTTTCCTCGGTAGGTATTTTCTCTACGTATGAGTTTACATCATAACGCGTATCAACAAAATCGGTTTGAATATCAATATTTTTATTCTTATCCTCAATAACTTCTTCTTGACTTGAAGCTAAATCTTCACTAAAGTCAGCACTACTCCATCTCCAATTGTCTCTCAAAGGCCTATTACCCCATTTCTTTTTGAACTCTATTTTCCCATACGAAGTTGCTTGGGTGGAATAAAAGTAAAAGGACGACTTTCCTGCTCCAAAACCAGTATTCTTTAAATCATATGCTTCACTTACAGCCTCTCCAAAATTTGCCATATTGAAGTAATCCTGATTTTTCTTTCCCTTCAAATTTGCTTGTAGTTTTCTAAAATCGCTCTTTCTCAGCTCGTCTATATAATTCTGGAAATAGGTAACACGTTGGTCTTCACTCATTGCTACTAACCTCAAAATACTATCATTAGTATTTGCAACCTTTTCATAAGCAACAACATCCCTTAAAGCATCTCTTCGCTTACTTATTCTAAAACGTTCTTTTGCTTTTTCAGGTAAAATTGATAAAGCACTATCATAATATTGTCCTGATAAGGCATAACCAGCATTGTTAAAGTAAATCTCAGCAATACTTACAAAGTTTTTAGCTTTTAATTGCTCATCACCTTTGCTTCTTTTTACAGCTTCTTTTAAATATTCTAATGCTTTTGAACTATTATCTCCTTGGTCATAAAACAAACCAACTTGCCTATTTAAAACATCTAAAAAAGGTCTGTTTTCACGATCATTAAGCAATCTCTTATATTGCTTTAAAAAACTTACTGAATCGGTAATATTAACTGAGCCTATTTCAAATTGTTGTGCGTGAGAATGAATAATATAAGAACGAGGACTTTTGCGATTTAAGTCAATTACTTCTTGAAACATTTTACCTGCTTCAGCTTTTCGCCCTAATTTGCCATATAGCTGTCCAAGAATAAACTTGTATCGTGAATACTCCTCTTTATCTTTCGTTAAATCAATTGCATTAATTAAGGGAGAAATCGCACTTGCATAATCTTCAATATTGATATACGCTTGTGCTAAAGTAGCATTAGCATCTGCTTCTACTTGCTTTTTAAGTTTATCTTTTTTGCTGCGCAATAACTCTTTTAAATTTTTAATCGCAATGTCATCATAAGTAAGACGCACATTAGTCTTCTCTCTCCATACAGTCGCTTGATCGATTTTATCGCTATCTGGATACTTGTACAAAATATAATTAAATGCCTCTAAAGCAGGGATAAACCTGCCATCATAATACCTTGCTTTTCCCAATAAAAGATAAGCCTCATCCATTTGACTATTGCGTTCTCTACCCTTGATATACATAGAGTGCTTTTGAATAGCTTTGGCAGCCTTATCTTCTGCTCTTTCAAATCCAGTTCCACTATCTTCTTCTCCTTCTCCTGCACTTTTACCGTCAATTTGTAAGTTTTCTAAAAGAGAGCCTTGCTTAGAATCAAGTGATCGGCCTGTTTTAAACTCTTTTTCAGGATCAACCTTAATATCAATCCTCTCTATAGGTAATATGTCCCAAAAATCGTCAAAATACCCTTCTTTTAAACTGATTAGAGCATCTTCGTAGGCCAACTCTCCATTATATAGAATATTATAACGTGTAGTCATTGCGTGGTACCCTCTATTGATTAATTTGTCCTTTTTCACAGAACAAGCCATGCCAACTAAGAGTAATACAACTACTGATAAATATTTAATAAAATTGACTTTCAAAATTTTAGCTTTTACTTTAAAACTTGCTTCCCTTCGTTTTAGTATTCAACGAAATGTAAAAATACATTACTTTTCACAATTAAATTAATTCTTTTTAAAAGAAACGAGTTCAAATCTTCTATTATCACTAAAATCTAAGTTCAATTACTTAAAGACATAAAAAAAGCTCCTAACAAAACAATGTTTGCAGAAGCTTTTTAACTAACTAATTCAAAATTCAATCTAACTATTGTGGAAAAAGGCTTCCAATTCTTGTAAAGACAATTCAGAAGTCAATACATCTTTTTTAATATGACCTTTTTCTAAAGCGATGATACGATCAGATACTTCAAACGTATGTTGTAAATCATGGCTTGAAATGATTATCGTAACATTCCCCTCTTGTATTTTTACTTTTACTAATTCTTTTAATCTAATTTGTGTAGTAGGATCTAAATTTGCAAAAGGTTCATCAAGAATTACCAATTCTGGACTTCCTAAAAAAGCTGCTACAATTCCTATTTTCTTTTGATTTCCTTTTGAAAAATCACGAATATACTTGCGCTGATTCAATACTTCTTCGTTAAAGAAATATGCGTACTGACCTACTTGGTCTATAATCTGTTCCTTTGTCAATCCTTTTAATTCTCCAACAAAAGAGAAATACTCTTCCGCTGTTAAGTAGCCAATTAAAAATGATTCATCTAAAAAAGCTGAAGTATAAGATTTCCAAGTTTCGGAATCACTAACATTCACACCCTTTGACAAGATATTCCCTGTTGACGGCTGAATTAAATCTAACAACAAACTAAACAGAGTTGTCTTTCCTGCACCATTATTTCCAACTAACCCGATACTTTGTCCTTCTGGAATTTCTAAATGGTCTATGTTTAAAACCTCTTTTCCGTTGTAGCTTTTACTTATATTATTTACTGTAATCATAACCTAACTTTTTTTATATGCTTGAATAGCACTATACTTTTCCTTTTTATATAACTTGATAATTTGCTTAAAAAGATGCTTTCTAAAAATGATCCCTAAAACACCAAACAATACCAAAATTCCAATTCCTCCATTAAAACCAAAACTCATATTACCGATCCAGAATAAAACTATTGGCAATACTAATTGTGGTATTGAAACTGCTATAACGCGAAGATTAAAGGCATTCTTATCTCCAAAAACATTCTTATTTGCAGTTAAATCTATTGGTGATTTCATAAAAGCTCCTCCAATCAAAACAATGAAACTTGAAATACCTATATTAAAAACGCCTACAGCTAAAATCATATAAAACAAATTCATACTCTTGATGATATATATCGAACCACATAGAGTAGAAATTGCAGTACCTAACACAATCATTAACCATTTTGATTTTATATAGTCTATATACTTTACATTTTGTGTCATCAGTAATGGATAATATGCCGAATCCCAACTTGGTACATACTGACCATACATCATTAAAAAACCTCCAGTGACAAAATAAGCTATGAAAACATACATTGTTAAGGATTCTTTCCCTTCTTGGCCTGACATTAAGAAAATAAAACCATAGAACAAGAACAATACACTCATCAAAACAGTTGTCTTAGCACGCTTATTTCTTAATATCAGCTTAATATCATTCTTTAAGAATATTGCTTGTTGTCCAAAGCGATTCAGCCAATTTAATTCCTGTGTTTCTCCTTCTACTACTTTCTCCCTAATTAAA contains these protein-coding regions:
- a CDS encoding tetratricopeptide repeat protein, with product MKVNFIKYLSVVVLLLVGMACSVKKDKLINRGYHAMTTRYNILYNGELAYEDALISLKEGYFDDFWDILPIERIDIKVDPEKEFKTGRSLDSKQGSLLENLQIDGKSAGEGEEDSGTGFERAEDKAAKAIQKHSMYIKGRERNSQMDEAYLLLGKARYYDGRFIPALEAFNYILYKYPDSDKIDQATVWREKTNVRLTYDDIAIKNLKELLRSKKDKLKKQVEADANATLAQAYINIEDYASAISPLINAIDLTKDKEEYSRYKFILGQLYGKLGRKAEAGKMFQEVIDLNRKSPRSYIIHSHAQQFEIGSVNITDSVSFLKQYKRLLNDRENRPFLDVLNRQVGLFYDQGDNSSKALEYLKEAVKRSKGDEQLKAKNFVSIAEIYFNNAGYALSGQYYDSALSILPEKAKERFRISKRRDALRDVVAYEKVANTNDSILRLVAMSEDQRVTYFQNYIDELRKSDFRKLQANLKGKKNQDYFNMANFGEAVSEAYDLKNTGFGAGKSSFYFYSTQATSYGKIEFKKKWGNRPLRDNWRWSSADFSEDLASSQEEVIEDKNKNIDIQTDFVDTRYDVNSYVEKIPTEEKEIALLKKDRDFAYFQLGSMYYDRFKKHQLASDKLESLLTFDPAERLVLPSLYKLFKIYSEVDIYKAAMVKDRIIAGYPNSRYAKLLQNMSSDKIDDLSPEQVYATVYKLYNEGDYKGTYRAVEDALERYDDEGYVSKLELLKAHVIGNINGLEAYKEALNFVALTYSSSPEGREANKLLETTIPLLEGKRFSEKPTKSWKVVFLADDKNSSSNQVMSRKFLQYANQNSSRGIKYSEDLYNSRDEFFVLHGFKTKEEARSIASLLDSASKPISSENYGVVQIKKNWQEYLIFEKIDQQESKKE
- a CDS encoding ABC transporter ATP-binding protein — encoded protein: MITVNNISKSYNGKEVLNIDHLEIPEGQSIGLVGNNGAGKTTLFSLLLDLIQPSTGNILSKGVNVSDSETWKSYTSAFLDESFLIGYLTAEEYFSFVGELKGLTKEQIIDQVGQYAYFFNEEVLNQRKYIRDFSKGNQKKIGIVAAFLGSPELVILDEPFANLDPTTQIRLKELVKVKIQEGNVTIIISSHDLQHTFEVSDRIIALEKGHIKKDVLTSELSLQELEAFFHNS
- a CDS encoding DUF5687 family protein produces the protein MTKMFIALEKKRKKRGSTSSVDTVTTILKWLGIVYFGFVFLTLGIALVKFVEKELPGQNPIEVASQFMIYYCMTEFTMRFFLQKLPVANLKPLLIVSIARDKIIKFFLGRSFLSAFNLMQLFFLLPFIIICCIRGYGVLPSLGWGIAMYCLIGTMHFLIILMELYKKVFYSVLAIVISLGLAQYYSLFDITVFTQPIFYSAYKYPLTVVVYILLLVGTVYAAYMYYRKNMYLDSLIREKVVEGETQELNWLNRFGQQAIFLKNDIKLILRNKRAKTTVLMSVLFLFYGFIFLMSGQEGKESLTMYVFIAYFVTGGFLMMYGQYVPSWDSAYYPLLMTQNVKYIDYIKSKWLMIVLGTAISTLCGSIYIIKSMNLFYMILAVGVFNIGISSFIVLIGGAFMKSPIDLTANKNVFGDKNAFNLRVIAVSIPQLVLPIVLFWIGNMSFGFNGGIGILVLFGVLGIIFRKHLFKQIIKLYKKEKYSAIQAYKKS